The Leucothrix mucor DSM 2157 DNA window AAGTTAATGCGTCGTGAAGGAACAGATTTGTTCCTGAAGGGACGTGGTCGTTCTTTGGATAACAAATGTAAACTGGATAAGATCCCAGGTGTACATGCTGAGCGTCGTAGTCGTTTATCTGACTATGGACTGCAGCTTCGTGAGAAGCAAAAAGTCAGACGTACATATGGAATTCTTGAAAAGCAATTCCGTAGCTACTTTAAAGAAGCTGCTCGTAGAAAAGGTTCTACCGGCGAAAACCTTCTTAAGTTGCTTGAGTGTCGCTTAGATAACGTTGTATACCGTATGGGTTATGCTTCTACTCGTGCAGAAGCACGTCAGTTAGTAAGTCATAAGTCTGTAATGGTTAACGGTTCTTTGGTTAACATTCCATCTTTCCAAGTTAAAGCAGGTGATGTTGTTTCTGTTCGTGAAAAAGCGAAGAAGCAAACTCGTATTGTTGATGCTATGTCTGTAGCTGATCAGTTAGGTCTTGCTGCTTGGGTTGAAGTTGACTCAAAGAAACTGGAAGGTACTTTTAAGTCTGTTCCAGAACGTGATGAATTATCACAAGAGATTAATGAGTCTCTCATCGTTGAACTTTACTCTAAGTAATCTTCTGATTCGTTCAGTTATATTATTTAGTTAATTTTAGAGGGATTGTTATAGTGTCTACTGCAACAGATTTGCTAAAACCTCGTAATATACAGGTTAGCGAAGTCAATGGCCGGACATCCAAGATCGTATTGGAGCCACTTGAGCGAGGCTTCGGTCACACGCTTGGAAATGCTCTACGTAGAATACTTCTCTCATCAATTTCGGGTTGTGCCGTAACTGACGTTAGAATTAATGGCGTCGATCATGAGTACACGGCAATTGAAGGCGTTAAGGAAGATGTTGTTGAGATTCTGTTGAATCTTAAAGGCCTTGCTGTTCGTCTGAATGAAAAAGACAGTGTAACTCTGGATCTGCGTAAGCAGGGTCCAGGGTTAGTAACTGCCGCAGATATTCGTTTGGATCATGACGTTGAATTGATTGATCCTGATCACGTGATTGCAACACTGACATCTGATGTTGAACTCGATATGAGCATTACTATTGCTCGTGGTCGTGGTTATCAGCCTGCCAGTGTTAGACGTGGTCCTGATGCTGAAGAATTGCCGTTAGGAACATTGCTGCTTGATGCAAGTTTTAGCCCAGTTGTTCGCGTAGCTTATACCGTGGATAGTGCACGTGTTGAGCAGCGTACTGATATGGATAAGCTGATCATTGAGTTGGAAACTGATGGTTCTGTTGGTCCTCAGGAAGCGATTAGTCGTGCAGCGACGATCCTACATGAGCAGCTAGCTGTATTCTTCGATCTGACTATTGTTGAGCCAGAGCCAATTTCAGAGCCAGAGCCTGAAGTTGATCCTGTTTTGTTGAGACCTGTTGATGATTTAGAGTTAACAGTACGCTCCGCAAACTGCTTGAAGGCAGAACAGGTTTACTATATCGGTGATCTGGTACAGAAAACTGAAAATGAGCTGTTGAAGACACCGAACCTTGGTAAGAAGTCTTTGACTGAGATTAAAGATGTATTGGCGTCACACGGTCTTACACTTGGTGCAAGATTGGAAAGCTGGCCGCCATCAGCCATCGATAAGTAATTTTGCCATCTGGCGAAGATTAGAATTTAGGTAAGGATGTAGAAAATGCGTCATCGTAAAATTGGTCGTCAATTAAGCCGTAACAGCAGTCATCGTAAAGCGACACTGCAGAGTTTGTCTAACGCTGTGATTCTTCACGGTGGTATCAAGACTACTGTTGCTAAAGCTAAAGAATTGCGTCGTGTTGTTGAGCCTCTAGTTACTCGCTCTAAGAGTGACAGTGTTCATAACCGTCGTATCGCTTTTGCTCGTCTACGTGATGATGTGACTGTAGGTATGTTGTTCAATGACCTAGGTCCTCGTTACAAAGAAAGAGCGGGTGGTTACATGCGTATCATCAAGTGTGGCTACCGTGCTGGTGACAACGCTCCAATGGCTTACATTGAGTTTGTTGATCGCCCACAAGACACAGCATCTGCCTGATTCTTGTTACAAGTTATAAAAAAAGCTGAGTTTATCTCGGCTTTTTTTATGCCCATTATTAAGTCGTTTGTATTTTAACTGTGTCATACTTTGTGAATTATTAGTGTTAACAATTTGCAGGATAAAGGTCATGGATACCGATCTGGTTAAGGTAGAACCCGCTGAAAGCTCCAGAAAATCGGCTCGCGCTTTTAGTTACGGAAACATCATCGCAGCGTTGTTTCCACCCTTGTTTGTGCTGTGGTTTGGCGCATCAATTATTGTCTATGCGATACTACGGCACCATCCCAATCCTCGTGTCGGTTTCTATACGCAAAGAGCGGCTTATTATTACTATGCTATAGCCGGATCACTAGTTCCTATTCTTACATTCGCTCCGAGTGGATTTTTAAAGAATTATTGGCTCTATCTATGGGCTATTTGTGGCGTAGTTCTGATAACATTGTCCGTCCTGTTGATTCGTCAGATCAATCGGGAGTCCTGGGAAGATATTGAATACAAAGGTAAATCATGAACGAATTGCGCAATAATTGGACCGTCGAAGAAGTTGAAGAATTATTTGATCTGCCGTTTAACGATCTGATATTTCGTGCACATCAGTTGCATCGTGAAAACTTCCAACCAAATGAAGTACAAATTAGTACCTTGTTGAGTATCAAAACCGGTGCTTGTCCGGAAGATTGTTCGTATTGCTCACAGAGCGCGATTAACGACACTGGTCTTGAGAAGGAGCGCTTGCTTGAGCTTGAAGCTGTTAAGTCAGCGGCTGCTGAAGCTAAAGCCAATGGCGCAACCCGTTTTTGTATGGGTGCTGCATGGCGTAACCCGACGGATAAAAGTCTGGATAAAGTAATCGATATGGTTACTGAAGTGCGTGGTATGGGTCTTGAGACGTGTGTAACGCTAGGTATGCTTAAGCAAGAGCAGGCTAAGCGCCTTAAAGATGCTGGCCTTGACTACTACAATCACAATCTTGATACCTCTCCAGAGTTCTACGGCAGTGTTATCACTACCCGTACTTATCAGGATCGTATCGATACCTTACAGTTTGTTCGTGATGCAGGTATTAACGTGTGTTCTGGTGGTATCTTAGGAATGGGTGAAACCCGTCGTGACCGCGCGCGTTTACTGCAGCAGTTATCTAACTTGCCACAGCACCCTGAATCAGTGCCTATCAATGACTTAGTTCAAGTTAAAGGTACGCCTTTAGATGGTATTGATAAGCTGGATGCTTTCGAGTTTATTCGCACAGTGGCGGTTGCTCGTATCATGATGCCAAAGTCCTATGTACGCTTGTCAGCGGGTCGTACTGAGATGAATGAGCAGACTCAGGCTCTATGTTTCTTCGCTGGTGCCAATTCAATGTTCTATGGCGACCGTTTATTGACGACTGATAATCCAGATGAGAATCACGATCAGGTTCTATTTGGCAAGTTGGGAATTGAGCCTGAGAAGGCTAGAGTTTCTGCTTAAGCTAAATCGTAAGGGCAAATAAAAAAGGGAATCGTAATGATTCCCTTTTTTGTGCCCAACACTCCTAAAAACCTAGCTTATAAACCTCG harbors:
- the rpsD gene encoding 30S ribosomal protein S4 → MARYIGAKCKLMRREGTDLFLKGRGRSLDNKCKLDKIPGVHAERRSRLSDYGLQLREKQKVRRTYGILEKQFRSYFKEAARRKGSTGENLLKLLECRLDNVVYRMGYASTRAEARQLVSHKSVMVNGSLVNIPSFQVKAGDVVSVREKAKKQTRIVDAMSVADQLGLAAWVEVDSKKLEGTFKSVPERDELSQEINESLIVELYSK
- a CDS encoding DNA-directed RNA polymerase subunit alpha, with the protein product MVSTATDLLKPRNIQVSEVNGRTSKIVLEPLERGFGHTLGNALRRILLSSISGCAVTDVRINGVDHEYTAIEGVKEDVVEILLNLKGLAVRLNEKDSVTLDLRKQGPGLVTAADIRLDHDVELIDPDHVIATLTSDVELDMSITIARGRGYQPASVRRGPDAEELPLGTLLLDASFSPVVRVAYTVDSARVEQRTDMDKLIIELETDGSVGPQEAISRAATILHEQLAVFFDLTIVEPEPISEPEPEVDPVLLRPVDDLELTVRSANCLKAEQVYYIGDLVQKTENELLKTPNLGKKSLTEIKDVLASHGLTLGARLESWPPSAIDK
- the rplQ gene encoding 50S ribosomal protein L17, encoding MRHRKIGRQLSRNSSHRKATLQSLSNAVILHGGIKTTVAKAKELRRVVEPLVTRSKSDSVHNRRIAFARLRDDVTVGMLFNDLGPRYKERAGGYMRIIKCGYRAGDNAPMAYIEFVDRPQDTASA
- the bioB gene encoding biotin synthase BioB — protein: MNELRNNWTVEEVEELFDLPFNDLIFRAHQLHRENFQPNEVQISTLLSIKTGACPEDCSYCSQSAINDTGLEKERLLELEAVKSAAAEAKANGATRFCMGAAWRNPTDKSLDKVIDMVTEVRGMGLETCVTLGMLKQEQAKRLKDAGLDYYNHNLDTSPEFYGSVITTRTYQDRIDTLQFVRDAGINVCSGGILGMGETRRDRARLLQQLSNLPQHPESVPINDLVQVKGTPLDGIDKLDAFEFIRTVAVARIMMPKSYVRLSAGRTEMNEQTQALCFFAGANSMFYGDRLLTTDNPDENHDQVLFGKLGIEPEKARVSA